Within the Metasolibacillus fluoroglycofenilyticus genome, the region GCAGTCATTTTTGTAGATAATTGCTATGGGGAATTTGTTGAACAGCTTGAACCGACAGAGGTTGGTGTTGATTTAATGGCGGGTTCCTTAATAAAAAATCCTGGTGCTGGGCTTGCGAAAATTGGTGGTTACATTGCAGGGCGTGCTGACTTAGTAGAAAAATGCGCGTATCGCATGACATCTCCGGGTATCGGTGCAGAGGCGGGTGCAACACTAAATACGTTAGCAGACTTTTACCAAGGCTTTTTCCTAGCGCCACATACTGTTGCCCAAGCATTAAAAGGAGCCATTTTCACTTCCGCTATGCTAGAGGAAATCGGCATGACAACATCGCCGCATTATAACGAACCACGTACAGATTTAATTCAATCCGTTTCATTCCAAACAGCCGAGCAAATGGTGGCATTTTGTCGTGAAATTCAAGCGGCATCTCCAATTAATGCCCACTTTGCTCCAGAGCCGGCTTATATGCCGGGCTATGAGGATGATGTAATTATGGCAGCAGGGACGTTTATTCAAGGTTCGAGTATTGAATTAACGGCGGATGGTCCGATTCGTCCACCATTTACAGCCTTTGTGCAAGGCGGTTTAACATATGAGCACGTGAAATATGCGATATGCAGTGCTGTTCAAAAATTAGTATAAGCAAGAAAGAGGCGTCTGAAAAAACATTTCGAGCCAAGGTTCGTTACAATACCCCATAAAACTGCCCGAAAAAGTATTGTTTTCGGGCAGTTTTTTTAGAAAAAAACCATGTGAGGTTTCCTTACATGAGCGTTGACATGAAAAAAAGAGAGGCGTATTATAAAAAACGGAGGTGAATTAAATGGGTAGTGAAATTCGACGAACTATGCCAGTGTTACCAATTAGCATTGTGATGCAGCTAACCGACTTAACAGCGCGCCAAATCCGCTATTATGAAGAGCACAATTTAATTCAACCACATCGCACAGAGGGAAATAGACGAATGTTTTCATTAAATGATGTTGATGTATTGTTAGAAATAAAAGAATTGCTTGAGCGAGGCACGAATATGGCAGGTATAAAAAAAGTATTCGAGAGAAAAAACCAGCTTACTTTAGAGCAAAAGGAAATTTCAGATCGTGAATTACGCCGTATTATGCGAGAGGAGATGCTCCAAGCACGTAGCATGCAAAAAACATCTATTCGTCAAGGGAATTTTTCGCGTTTTTATCAATAGGTGGGGATAAACTAATTTAGGAGAGTGGTACATTTGGGTAAGTACACAAAAGAAGACATTAAAAAACTGGTACATGAGCAAGAAGTAAAATTTATAAGATTACAGTTCACTGATATTTTAGGAACAATTAAAAATGTTGAAATTCCAGTTAGTCAATTAGATAAGGCGTTAGACAATAAGATGATGTTTGATGGCTCTTCAATAGAAGGCTTCGTGCGCATCGAGGAGTCAGATATGTATTTATTCCCTGACTATGATTCGTTTATGATTTTCCCATGGACTGCTGAAAAAGGGAAAGTAGCACGCTTTATTTGTGATATCGCAAACCCAGATGGTACACCTTTTGCTGGCGACCCACGCTCAAATTTAAAACGTGTATTAAAAGAAATGGAAGAAATGGGCTTCACTAATTTTAACTTAGGACCAGAGCCAGAGTTTTTCTTATTTAAGCTTGATCAAAGAGGCGAGCCTACTTTAGAGGTAAATGACCATGGAGGTTATTTTGATTTAGCACCAACCGATTTAGGTGAAAATTGTCGTCGTGACATTGTGCTTGAACTTGAGGGAATGGGCTTTGAAGTTGAAGCATCCCACCACGAAGTAGCACCGGGACAGCATGAAATCGATTTTAAATATGCTGATGCTATAAAAGCATGTGATAATATCCAA harbors:
- a CDS encoding aminotransferase class I/II-fold pyridoxal phosphate-dependent enzyme codes for the protein MFTSNLTEQTLTLAAQIENKVAAFHKHADENAFFNQQKVLAAFKENQVSDYHLQPSNGYGYDDEGRDNLERVYAQVFGAEAAIVRPQIISGTHAITLSLFGVLRPGDELLYITGKPYDTLQSIVDGGDKDTGSLKDFGIKYSHIDLIDNKDIDWHGVRQAVNEKTKMIAIQRSKGYASRPSFTVAEIGAMVEQIRLVAPHAVIFVDNCYGEFVEQLEPTEVGVDLMAGSLIKNPGAGLAKIGGYIAGRADLVEKCAYRMTSPGIGAEAGATLNTLADFYQGFFLAPHTVAQALKGAIFTSAMLEEIGMTTSPHYNEPRTDLIQSVSFQTAEQMVAFCREIQAASPINAHFAPEPAYMPGYEDDVIMAAGTFIQGSSIELTADGPIRPPFTAFVQGGLTYEHVKYAICSAVQKLV
- a CDS encoding MerR family transcriptional regulator: MGSEIRRTMPVLPISIVMQLTDLTARQIRYYEEHNLIQPHRTEGNRRMFSLNDVDVLLEIKELLERGTNMAGIKKVFERKNQLTLEQKEISDRELRRIMREEMLQARSMQKTSIRQGNFSRFYQ